The following proteins are co-located in the Pseudomonas cavernae genome:
- a CDS encoding DUF1090 domain-containing protein has protein sequence MNRLFTLPLATLLAGIVPANPALAADDAPGGCAAKRQALEQRIEVARSAGNSAQQAGLEKALAEVTAHCSDAGLQRDREAKVAKYRAEVSQREADLSEAKAKGDPEKIARRQAKLAEARAELRATEQDLQR, from the coding sequence ATGAACAGACTGTTTACCTTGCCCCTTGCCACCCTTCTCGCCGGCATCGTGCCGGCCAATCCGGCCCTGGCCGCCGACGACGCTCCTGGCGGTTGCGCAGCCAAGCGCCAGGCCCTGGAGCAGCGCATCGAAGTCGCCAGATCCGCTGGCAACAGCGCCCAACAGGCGGGTCTGGAAAAGGCACTGGCCGAAGTGACGGCCCACTGCAGCGATGCCGGCCTGCAAAGAGACCGCGAGGCCAAGGTGGCCAAGTACCGGGCGGAAGTCAGCCAACGCGAGGCCGACCTCAGCGAAGCCAAGGCCAAGGGCGACCCGGAGAAGATCGCCAGGCGCCAGGCCAAGCTGGCCGAGGCCCGTGCCGAACTGCGCGCGACGGAGCAGGACCTGCAACGCTGA
- a CDS encoding c-type cytochrome, with amino-acid sequence MPVKSRIAVLLTCLLLSACGKIDPNSPLGQRKAIFKQMLNTSEDLGGMLRGRIPFDGQRFATGAAQLDQLARQPWQHFPQIKDDERSTAKDEVWQRQERFQQLARQLEAATATLVAATTQQPLAPAAVEAPVQKVEDSCEACHQEFRAF; translated from the coding sequence TTGCCCGTGAAGAGCCGTATTGCCGTCCTGCTGACCTGCCTGCTGCTGAGTGCCTGCGGGAAGATCGACCCGAATTCGCCGCTCGGCCAGCGCAAGGCGATCTTCAAGCAGATGCTTAATACCAGCGAGGATCTCGGCGGCATGCTGCGCGGGCGCATTCCCTTCGACGGCCAGCGCTTCGCCACCGGCGCGGCGCAGCTGGATCAACTGGCGCGCCAGCCCTGGCAGCACTTCCCGCAGATCAAGGACGACGAGCGCAGCACCGCCAAGGATGAGGTTTGGCAGCGCCAGGAGCGCTTCCAGCAGCTGGCGCGCCAGTTGGAGGCGGCGACCGCCACGCTGGTCGCCGCCACCACCCAGCAGCCGCTGGCGCCGGCCGCGGTGGAGGCACCGGTGCAGAAGGTGGAAGACAGCTGCGAAGCCTGCCACCAGGAATTCCGCGCCTTCTGA
- the ligB gene encoding NAD-dependent DNA ligase LigB — MKRRIALCLALCPLVSHADTCPAWPAARATQELTVLSAQIAAWDDAYHRLGQSLVADELYDQARARLEAWNRCFPAAAPTASPALPSAGGPVRHPVAQTGLGKLADTAAVQAWMAPRSDLWIQPKVDGAAVTLVRQAISRGDGRHGQDWTAQARQIAAIPQRLSATDPLILQGELYWLLPDHVQAKAGSRGARGQVAGLLARQHLSPSEATQIGLFVWDWPNGPASMSARLAGLSALGFADTARFSQPLHSVEEAQRWREHWYRSALPFASDGVVLRQSQRPAAARWQAAPPAWAVAWKHPLAQTLAQVRSVQFNIGRSGRITPVLNLVPVRLDDRNVRRVSLGSLRRWQALDIRPGDQVAIALAGLTIPRLDSVVWRAAERPQLQAPTAADYHALSCWQPTPGCTGQFRARLAWLSGKQGLALPGVGPGTWEKLLQAQRLDGLLDWLNLSEAQLRETPGLGVRSAAALTQSFAQARQRSFTTWLRALGMPPIDASALPANWDALAQHTAEQWRSASGVGPARAQQLRAFFQHPEVLALRKQLQAAAVPGF; from the coding sequence ATGAAACGCCGGATCGCGTTATGCCTCGCCCTATGTCCACTGGTTAGCCACGCCGACACCTGCCCCGCCTGGCCAGCCGCCCGCGCGACTCAGGAGCTGACCGTCCTCAGCGCGCAAATCGCCGCGTGGGACGATGCCTACCATCGTCTCGGCCAGTCGCTGGTCGCCGACGAGCTGTATGACCAGGCCCGCGCCCGCCTGGAAGCATGGAACCGCTGCTTTCCTGCCGCCGCTCCGACGGCATCGCCGGCACTACCCAGCGCCGGAGGGCCGGTACGCCATCCGGTGGCGCAGACCGGGCTGGGCAAACTCGCCGATACCGCCGCCGTGCAAGCCTGGATGGCGCCGCGCAGCGACCTATGGATTCAGCCCAAGGTCGATGGCGCGGCGGTCACCCTGGTCCGCCAGGCGATCAGCCGCGGCGACGGCCGCCACGGCCAGGACTGGACGGCCCAGGCCCGGCAGATCGCCGCCATCCCGCAACGGCTGAGCGCGACGGACCCGCTGATCCTGCAAGGCGAGCTGTACTGGCTTCTGCCCGACCACGTGCAAGCCAAAGCCGGCAGCCGCGGCGCGCGCGGCCAGGTCGCCGGGCTGCTCGCCCGTCAGCACCTGAGCCCGAGCGAGGCCACGCAGATCGGCCTGTTCGTCTGGGATTGGCCGAATGGCCCGGCGAGCATGAGTGCCCGCCTCGCCGGCCTGAGCGCCCTAGGCTTTGCCGATACGGCGCGCTTCAGTCAGCCGCTGCACAGCGTCGAGGAGGCGCAGCGTTGGCGCGAGCATTGGTATCGCAGCGCCCTGCCCTTCGCCAGTGATGGCGTGGTGCTGCGCCAGAGCCAGCGACCGGCAGCTGCACGCTGGCAGGCCGCGCCACCGGCCTGGGCCGTGGCGTGGAAACACCCGCTCGCCCAGACCCTCGCGCAGGTGCGCAGCGTGCAGTTCAACATCGGCCGCAGCGGGCGCATCACTCCGGTGCTGAATCTGGTGCCGGTGCGCCTCGACGACCGCAACGTCCGCCGGGTCAGCCTCGGCTCACTGCGCCGCTGGCAAGCGCTGGACATCCGCCCCGGCGACCAGGTCGCCATCGCCCTCGCCGGGCTGACCATTCCGCGGCTGGACAGCGTGGTCTGGCGCGCCGCCGAACGCCCGCAGTTGCAAGCACCGACCGCCGCGGATTATCATGCCTTGAGCTGCTGGCAGCCGACGCCGGGCTGCACCGGCCAGTTCCGTGCCCGCCTCGCCTGGCTCAGCGGCAAGCAGGGTCTGGCGCTACCTGGGGTCGGCCCGGGCACCTGGGAAAAATTGCTGCAGGCGCAACGCCTGGATGGCTTGCTCGACTGGCTGAATCTATCTGAAGCGCAACTGCGCGAAACTCCCGGCCTCGGCGTGCGGAGTGCCGCGGCGCTGACCCAGAGCTTTGCCCAGGCCCGCCAGCGCTCCTTCACCACCTGGCTGCGCGCCCTCGGCATGCCGCCCATCGATGCGTCGGCGCTACCCGCCAACTGGGACGCTCTGGCCCAGCACACGGCCGAACAATGGCGGAGCGCGTCGGGCGTCGGCCCGGCACGAGCGCAACAGTTGCGGGCATTCTTCCAGCATCCCGAGGTGCTCGCTCTACGCAAGCAATTGCAGGCGGCAGCAGTGCCCGGTTTCTAA
- the metK gene encoding methionine adenosyltransferase, whose protein sequence is MSDYSLFTSESVSEGHPDKIADQISDAVLDAIIAEDKQARVACETLVKTGVAIVAGEVTTSAWIDLEELVRKVICDIGYTSSDVGFDGATCGIINIIGKQSPDINQGVDRAKPEDQGAGDQGLMFGYASSETDVLMPAPICFSHRLVERQAEARKSGLLPWLRPDAKSQVTCRYENGKVVGIDAVVLSTQHNPDVKYADLREGVMELIVKHVLPAELLHKDTQFHINPTGQFIIGGPVGDCGLTGRKIIVDSYGGMARHGGGAFSGKDPSKVDRSAAYAGRYVAKNIVAAGLAERCEIQVSYAIGVAQPTSISLNTFGTGKIADSKIIQLVREHFDLRPYAITKMLDLLHPMYQPTAAYGHFGRTPYELSVGNDTFTTFTWEKTDKAEALRSAAGL, encoded by the coding sequence ATGAGCGACTACTCCCTGTTTACTTCCGAGTCCGTGTCCGAAGGCCATCCGGACAAGATCGCCGACCAGATCTCCGATGCGGTGCTCGACGCCATCATCGCCGAAGACAAGCAAGCCCGCGTGGCCTGCGAAACCCTGGTGAAGACCGGCGTGGCCATCGTCGCCGGCGAAGTCACCACCAGCGCCTGGATCGACCTCGAAGAGCTGGTGCGCAAGGTCATCTGCGACATCGGCTACACCAGCTCCGACGTCGGCTTCGACGGCGCCACCTGCGGCATCATCAACATCATCGGCAAGCAGTCCCCGGACATCAATCAGGGCGTCGACCGCGCCAAGCCGGAAGACCAGGGCGCCGGCGACCAGGGCCTGATGTTCGGCTACGCCAGCAGCGAGACCGACGTGCTGATGCCGGCGCCGATCTGCTTCTCCCACCGCCTGGTCGAGCGCCAGGCCGAGGCGCGCAAGTCCGGCCTGCTGCCGTGGCTGCGCCCGGACGCCAAGTCGCAGGTCACCTGCCGCTACGAGAACGGCAAGGTGGTCGGTATCGACGCCGTGGTGCTGTCCACCCAGCACAATCCGGATGTGAAGTACGCCGACCTGCGCGAAGGCGTGATGGAGCTGATCGTCAAGCACGTGCTGCCGGCCGAACTGCTGCACAAGGACACCCAGTTCCACATCAACCCGACCGGCCAGTTCATCATCGGCGGCCCGGTGGGCGACTGCGGCCTGACCGGGCGCAAGATCATCGTCGACTCCTACGGCGGCATGGCCCGGCACGGCGGCGGCGCGTTCTCCGGCAAGGACCCGTCCAAGGTCGACCGCTCGGCCGCCTACGCCGGCCGCTACGTGGCGAAGAACATCGTCGCCGCCGGCCTCGCCGAGCGCTGCGAAATCCAGGTCTCCTACGCCATCGGCGTGGCCCAGCCGACCTCGATCTCGCTGAACACCTTCGGCACCGGCAAGATCGCCGACAGCAAGATCATCCAGCTGGTGCGCGAGCACTTCGACTTGCGTCCGTATGCGATCACCAAGATGCTCGACCTGCTCCACCCGATGTACCAGCCGACCGCGGCCTACGGCCACTTCGGCCGCACCCCGTACGAGCTGAGCGTCGGCAACGACACCTTCACCACCTTCACCTGGGAAAAAACCGACAAGGCCGAGGCGCTGCGCAGCGCGGCCGGTCTGTAA
- a CDS encoding ArsR/SmtB family transcription factor, translating to MNLRAPLIRHDACDELAALCKAGGDPLRLNVLRALSNDSFGVLELAQIFATGQSGMSHHLKVLAQAGLVATRREGNAIFYRRALPQGELFGGRLHAALLEEVDELNLPAEVQARIAAVHGQRAAASEDFFARTVEKFRAQQDLIAGLAQYRDSVLALLDALSFPAAATALEVGPGDGGFLPELARRFRRVIALDNSPAMLELARLRCAQEGLGNVELRLADALNDAQQAADCVVLNMVLHHFATPAEALQQLAGLVKSGGSLLITELCSHNQSWAREACGDLWLGFEQDDLARWAAAAGLAPGESLYIGLKNGFQIQVRHFAKPDSRSNLTHR from the coding sequence ATGAACCTGCGCGCGCCCCTGATCCGCCACGACGCCTGCGACGAGCTGGCCGCCCTGTGCAAGGCCGGTGGCGATCCGCTGCGCCTCAATGTGCTGCGTGCGCTGAGCAACGATTCCTTCGGCGTGCTGGAACTGGCGCAGATCTTCGCCACCGGCCAGTCGGGCATGAGCCACCACCTCAAGGTCCTGGCCCAGGCCGGGCTGGTGGCGACGCGCCGCGAAGGCAACGCGATCTTCTATCGCCGCGCCCTGCCGCAGGGCGAGCTGTTCGGTGGCCGCCTGCATGCCGCGCTGCTGGAGGAGGTCGATGAGCTGAACCTGCCGGCCGAGGTGCAGGCACGCATCGCCGCGGTGCACGGCCAGCGCGCCGCGGCCAGCGAGGATTTCTTCGCCAGGACGGTGGAAAAATTCCGCGCCCAGCAGGATCTGATCGCCGGCCTGGCGCAATACCGCGACAGCGTGCTGGCCCTGCTCGATGCCCTGAGCTTCCCGGCCGCCGCCACGGCGCTGGAAGTCGGCCCCGGCGACGGCGGTTTCCTCCCCGAGCTGGCACGCCGCTTCAGGCGGGTCATCGCCCTGGACAACAGCCCGGCGATGCTCGAACTGGCGCGCCTGCGCTGCGCACAGGAAGGTCTGGGCAATGTCGAGCTGCGCCTCGCCGATGCCCTCAACGATGCGCAACAGGCCGCCGACTGCGTGGTGCTGAACATGGTCCTGCACCATTTCGCCACCCCGGCCGAGGCCCTGCAGCAACTGGCCGGCCTGGTGAAAAGCGGCGGCAGCCTGCTGATCACCGAGCTGTGCAGCCACAACCAGAGCTGGGCCAGGGAGGCCTGCGGCGATCTCTGGCTGGGCTTCGAACAGGACGACCTGGCCCGCTGGGCCGCCGCCGCGGGGCTTGCGCCCGGCGAGAGCCTCTATATTGGCTTGAAGAACGGCTTTCAAATTCAGGTGCGGCACTTCGCCAAACCGGATTCCCGAAGCAACCTCACCCACCGGTAA
- the tkt gene encoding transketolase, with amino-acid sequence MPSRRERANAIRALSMDAVQKANSGHPGAPMGMADIAEVLWRDYLQHNPNNPQWPNRDRFVLSNGHGSMLNYSLLHLTGYDVTIDDLKQFRQLGSRTPGHPEYGYTAGIETTTGPLGQGLANAVGFAIAEKVLAAQFNRAGHHIVDHNTYVFLGDGCMMEGISHEVCALAGTLGLGKLIAFYDDNGISIDGEVHGWFTDDTPKRFEAYGWQVIRNVDGHDADELKIAIDTARKSADQPTLICCKTVIGFGSPNKQGKEECHGAPLGADEIALTRAALGWSHGPFEVPADIYAEWDAKQAGVARESEWNQRFAAYQAAHPELAAEFQRRSKGELPADFAAKADAYIAEVAAKGETIASRKASQNALNAFGPLLPEFLGGSADLAGSNLTLWKGCKGVSADDASGNYLYYGVREFGMSAIMNGLALHGGFVPYGATFLVFMEYACNAVRLAALMKKRVLFVYTHDSIGLGEDGPTHQPVEQLASLRCTPNLDTWRPCDAVESAVAWKCAIERNDGPSALIFSRQNLPHQARDNAQLANIARGGYVLRDCAGEPELILIATGSEVGLATQAYDQLSEQGRKVRVVSMPSTNVFDAQDAGYKQAVLPLQVGARIAIEAAHTDFWYKYVGLEGRVIGMTSFGESAPAPALFEHFGFTVENILSTAEELLDA; translated from the coding sequence ATGCCCAGCCGTCGTGAGCGTGCCAACGCCATTCGTGCCCTCAGCATGGATGCCGTGCAAAAAGCCAACAGCGGTCACCCTGGCGCCCCCATGGGCATGGCCGACATCGCCGAAGTCCTCTGGCGTGACTACCTGCAGCACAACCCGAACAACCCGCAATGGCCCAACCGCGACCGCTTCGTGCTGTCCAACGGCCACGGCTCGATGCTCAACTACTCGCTGCTGCACCTGACCGGCTACGACGTCACCATCGACGACCTCAAGCAGTTCCGCCAGCTCGGCTCGCGCACCCCGGGCCACCCGGAATACGGCTACACCGCCGGCATCGAGACCACCACCGGGCCGCTCGGCCAGGGTCTGGCCAACGCCGTCGGCTTCGCCATCGCCGAGAAGGTGCTGGCCGCCCAGTTCAACCGCGCCGGACACCATATCGTCGACCACAACACCTATGTGTTCCTCGGCGATGGCTGCATGATGGAAGGCATTTCCCATGAAGTCTGCGCGCTGGCCGGCACCCTCGGCCTCGGCAAGCTGATCGCCTTCTACGACGACAACGGCATCTCCATCGACGGCGAAGTGCACGGCTGGTTCACCGACGACACGCCGAAGCGCTTCGAGGCCTACGGCTGGCAGGTGATCCGCAACGTCGACGGGCATGACGCCGACGAGCTGAAGATCGCCATCGACACCGCGCGCAAGAGCGCCGATCAGCCGACCCTGATCTGCTGCAAGACGGTGATCGGCTTCGGCTCACCGAACAAGCAGGGCAAGGAAGAGTGCCACGGCGCGCCGTTGGGGGCCGATGAGATCGCCCTGACCCGCGCCGCGCTGGGCTGGAGCCACGGCCCGTTCGAGGTGCCGGCGGACATCTATGCCGAGTGGGACGCCAAGCAAGCCGGCGTCGCCCGTGAGAGCGAGTGGAACCAGCGCTTCGCCGCCTACCAGGCCGCGCACCCCGAGCTGGCCGCCGAGTTCCAGCGCCGCAGCAAGGGTGAGCTGCCGGCCGATTTCGCCGCCAAGGCCGACGCCTATATCGCCGAAGTCGCCGCCAAGGGCGAAACCATCGCCAGCCGCAAGGCCAGCCAGAACGCGCTGAACGCCTTCGGCCCGCTGCTGCCGGAATTCCTCGGCGGCTCGGCCGACCTGGCCGGCTCCAACCTGACCCTGTGGAAGGGCTGCAAGGGCGTCAGCGCCGACGACGCCAGCGGCAACTACCTGTACTACGGCGTGCGCGAGTTCGGCATGAGCGCGATCATGAACGGCCTCGCCCTGCATGGCGGCTTCGTGCCCTACGGCGCGACCTTCCTGGTGTTCATGGAGTACGCCTGCAACGCCGTGCGCCTGGCCGCGCTGATGAAGAAGCGCGTGCTGTTCGTCTACACCCACGACTCCATCGGCCTCGGCGAAGACGGCCCGACCCACCAGCCGGTCGAGCAGCTGGCCAGCCTGCGCTGCACGCCGAACCTGGACACCTGGCGGCCGTGCGACGCGGTGGAATCGGCGGTGGCCTGGAAGTGCGCGATCGAGCGCAATGACGGCCCCTCGGCGCTGATCTTCTCGCGCCAGAACCTGCCGCATCAGGCCCGCGACAACGCTCAACTGGCCAACATCGCCCGCGGCGGTTACGTGCTGCGCGACTGCGCCGGCGAACCGGAGCTGATCCTGATCGCCACCGGTTCGGAAGTCGGTCTGGCCACTCAGGCCTACGACCAGCTCAGCGAGCAGGGCCGCAAGGTGCGCGTGGTGTCGATGCCGTCGACCAACGTGTTCGATGCCCAGGACGCCGGCTACAAGCAGGCCGTGCTGCCGCTGCAAGTCGGTGCGCGCATCGCCATCGAGGCCGCACATACCGACTTCTGGTACAAGTACGTCGGCCTCGAGGGCCGGGTGATCGGCATGACCAGCTTCGGCGAGTCGGCCCCGGCGCCGGCGCTGTTCGAGCACTTCGGCTTCACCGTCGAGAACATCCTGTCGACTGCCGAAGAGCTGCTCGACGCCTGA
- the epd gene encoding erythrose-4-phosphate dehydrogenase, which yields MPNRPYRVALNGYGRIGRCVLRALYERGARAGIEVVALNDLADLASLEYLTRFDSTHGRFPGEVRVAGDGLHINGDCVQVLRCATPEEIDWAGLGVDLVLECSGAYHTRADGQRFLAAGAPRVLFSQPMASEADIDATVVYGVNQQCLSGRELLVSNASCTTNCGVPLLKLLNEAIGLEYVSITTIHSAMNDQPVIDAYHHEDLRRTRSAFQSVIPVSTGLARGIERLLPELVGRIQAKAVRVPTVNVSCLDITLQTARDTSAAEVNQVLREAAASGPLAGLLAYTELPHASCDFNHDPHSAIVDGSQTRVSGPRLVNLLAWFDNEWGFANRMLDVADHYLRVCAQPTV from the coding sequence ATGCCCAACCGCCCCTATAGAGTCGCCCTCAACGGTTACGGCCGCATCGGTCGCTGTGTGCTGCGCGCGCTGTACGAGCGTGGTGCGCGGGCCGGCATCGAGGTGGTTGCACTCAACGACCTGGCCGACCTCGCCAGCCTCGAATACCTGACCCGCTTCGACTCCACCCACGGCCGCTTTCCCGGTGAGGTGCGAGTCGCCGGCGACGGTCTGCATATCAATGGCGACTGCGTGCAGGTGCTGCGCTGCGCCACGCCCGAGGAGATCGACTGGGCCGGGCTGGGCGTCGACCTGGTGCTGGAATGCTCCGGTGCCTATCACACCCGCGCCGACGGCCAGCGCTTCCTCGCCGCCGGTGCGCCGCGGGTGCTGTTCTCGCAACCGATGGCCAGCGAGGCGGACATCGACGCCACGGTGGTCTACGGGGTCAATCAGCAGTGCCTCAGCGGCCGCGAGCTGCTGGTGTCGAACGCCTCCTGTACCACCAACTGCGGGGTGCCGCTGCTCAAGCTGCTCAACGAGGCGATCGGCCTGGAGTACGTGTCGATCACCACCATCCACTCGGCGATGAACGACCAGCCGGTGATCGACGCCTATCACCACGAGGACCTGCGCCGCACGCGTTCGGCCTTCCAGTCGGTGATTCCGGTGTCCACCGGCCTCGCCCGCGGCATCGAACGCCTGTTGCCGGAACTTGTCGGACGGATTCAGGCCAAAGCGGTGCGGGTGCCGACGGTCAACGTCTCGTGCCTGGACATCACCCTGCAGACCGCCCGTGACACCAGCGCCGCGGAGGTCAACCAGGTGCTGCGCGAAGCTGCCGCCAGCGGCCCGCTCGCCGGCCTGCTGGCTTACACCGAGCTGCCGCATGCCAGTTGCGATTTCAACCACGACCCGCATTCGGCCATCGTCGATGGCAGCCAGACCCGCGTTTCCGGCCCCCGGCTGGTGAACTTGCTGGCCTGGTTCGACAACGAATGGGGCTTCGCCAACCGCATGCTCGACGTCGCCGACCACTATCTGCGCGTCTGTGCCCAACCCACTGTTTAA
- a CDS encoding phosphoglycerate kinase produces the protein MTPPFVKVAKMTDLDLQGKRVLIREDLNVPVKDGQVKSDARILASLPTIKLALEKGAAVMVCSHLGRPTEGEYSEENSLKPVADYLSQALGRAVPLVADYLGGVEVKPGEVVLFENVRFNQGEKKNADELAQQYAALCDVFVMDAFGTAHRAEGSTHGVAKFAKLACAGPLLAAELDALGKALGNPAKPMAAIVAGSKVSTKLDVLNSLSQICDQLIVGGGIANTFLAAAGFPVGKSLYEPDLLDTAKAIAAKVSVPLPIDVVVAKAFAEDAEATVKAISEVADDDMILDIGPQTAAQFAELLKSSKTILWNGPVGVFEFDQFGNGTKALALAIAESPAFSIAGGGDTLAAIDKYGVGAQISYISTGGGAFLEFVEGKVLPAVAVLEQRAKA, from the coding sequence ATGACCCCGCCTTTTGTAAAAGTAGCGAAGATGACCGACCTCGACCTCCAGGGTAAGCGCGTGCTGATTCGCGAAGACCTCAACGTGCCGGTGAAGGATGGCCAGGTGAAGAGCGACGCGCGCATCCTCGCCTCGCTGCCGACCATCAAGCTGGCGCTGGAGAAGGGCGCGGCGGTGATGGTCTGCTCGCACCTGGGCCGTCCGACCGAGGGCGAATACAGCGAAGAGAACAGCCTCAAGCCGGTCGCCGACTACCTGAGCCAGGCCCTCGGCCGTGCCGTGCCGCTGGTCGCCGACTACCTCGGCGGCGTCGAGGTCAAGCCGGGTGAAGTGGTGCTGTTCGAGAACGTGCGCTTCAACCAGGGCGAGAAGAAGAACGCCGACGAACTGGCGCAGCAATACGCCGCGCTGTGCGACGTGTTCGTCATGGACGCCTTCGGCACCGCCCACCGCGCCGAGGGCTCGACCCACGGCGTGGCCAAGTTCGCCAAGCTCGCCTGCGCCGGCCCGCTGCTGGCCGCCGAGCTGGACGCGCTGGGCAAGGCCCTGGGCAATCCGGCCAAGCCGATGGCGGCGATCGTCGCCGGCTCCAAGGTGTCGACCAAGCTCGACGTGCTCAACTCGTTGAGCCAGATCTGCGACCAGCTGATCGTCGGCGGCGGCATTGCCAACACCTTCCTCGCCGCGGCCGGCTTCCCGGTCGGCAAGTCGCTGTACGAGCCGGACCTGCTGGATACCGCCAAGGCCATCGCGGCCAAGGTCAGCGTGCCGCTGCCGATCGACGTGGTGGTGGCCAAGGCGTTCGCCGAAGATGCCGAAGCGACCGTCAAGGCGATCAGCGAGGTGGCGGATGACGACATGATCCTCGACATCGGCCCGCAGACCGCGGCGCAGTTCGCCGAGCTGCTCAAATCCAGCAAGACCATTCTCTGGAACGGCCCGGTCGGCGTGTTTGAATTCGACCAGTTCGGCAACGGCACCAAGGCCCTGGCCCTGGCCATCGCCGAGAGCCCGGCGTTCTCCATCGCCGGCGGCGGCGACACCCTGGCGGCGATCGACAAGTATGGCGTCGGCGCCCAGATCTCCTACATTTCCACCGGCGGTGGCGCGTTCCTCGAGTTCGTCGAGGGCAAGGTGCTGCCGGCCGTGGCGGTCCTGGAACAGCGTGCCAAGGCTTAA
- a CDS encoding MliC family protein gives MRRAALGLVVALLGACADTPPADEQSGGWTRWVCDSQTEVLWRFADDSRENVDLRLGGSDIVYRLRQEPAGSGTFYSDNVIAFRNKGEEGLVYWVGNDYLIGRGCQAP, from the coding sequence GTGCGTCGCGCCGCGCTGGGGCTGGTCGTGGCGCTGCTGGGCGCCTGCGCCGACACCCCGCCGGCTGACGAGCAAAGCGGCGGCTGGACGCGTTGGGTCTGCGACAGTCAGACCGAGGTGCTGTGGCGCTTCGCCGACGACAGCCGGGAAAACGTCGACCTGCGCCTCGGCGGCAGCGACATCGTCTATCGCCTGCGCCAGGAACCGGCGGGTTCCGGCACCTTCTACAGCGACAACGTCATCGCCTTTCGCAACAAAGGCGAGGAAGGCCTGGTCTACTGGGTTGGCAACGATTATCTGATCGGGCGCGGCTGCCAGGCGCCCTGA
- the fba gene encoding class II fructose-bisphosphate aldolase (catalyzes the reversible aldol condensation of dihydroxyacetonephosphate and glyceraldehyde 3-phosphate in the Calvin cycle, glycolysis, and/or gluconeogenesis): MALISMRQMLDHAAEFGYGVPAFNVNNLEQMRAIMEAADKTDSPVIVQASAGARKYAGAPFLRHLILAAIEEFPHIPVCMHQDHGTSPDVCQRSIQLGFSSVMMDGSLKEDGKTPADYDYNVRVTQQTVAFAHACGVSVEGELGCLGSLETGMAGEEDGVGAEGVLDHSQMLTDPEEAADFVRRTQVDALAIAIGTSHGAYKFTKPPTGDILAIDRIKEIHKRIPNTHLVMHGSSSVPQEWLKVINEFGGNIKETYGVPVEEIVEGIKHGVRKVNIDTDLRLASTGAIRRMMAEEPSEFDPRKFFAKTIVAMRDICIARYEAFGTAGNASKIKPISLEGMFQRYAKGELNAKVN, translated from the coding sequence ATGGCACTCATCAGCATGCGTCAGATGCTCGACCACGCCGCCGAATTCGGCTACGGCGTGCCGGCCTTCAACGTCAACAACCTCGAGCAGATGCGCGCCATCATGGAAGCGGCCGACAAGACCGACTCGCCGGTGATCGTTCAAGCATCCGCCGGTGCACGCAAATATGCGGGTGCGCCGTTCCTGCGCCACCTGATTCTCGCCGCCATCGAAGAGTTTCCGCACATTCCGGTGTGCATGCACCAGGACCACGGCACCAGTCCGGACGTCTGCCAGCGCTCGATCCAACTGGGCTTCAGCTCGGTGATGATGGACGGCTCGCTGAAAGAAGACGGCAAGACCCCAGCCGACTACGACTACAACGTGCGCGTCACCCAGCAGACCGTGGCCTTCGCCCACGCCTGCGGCGTGTCGGTGGAAGGTGAACTGGGCTGCCTGGGCTCGCTGGAAACCGGCATGGCCGGTGAAGAAGATGGCGTCGGCGCGGAAGGCGTGCTGGACCACAGCCAAATGCTCACCGATCCGGAAGAGGCGGCCGACTTCGTCAGAAGGACTCAGGTCGATGCCCTGGCCATCGCCATCGGCACCAGCCACGGCGCCTACAAGTTCACCAAGCCGCCCACCGGTGACATCCTCGCCATCGACCGCATCAAGGAAATCCACAAGCGCATCCCCAACACCCACCTGGTGATGCATGGTTCTTCCTCGGTGCCGCAAGAGTGGCTGAAGGTCATCAACGAGTTTGGCGGCAACATCAAGGAAACCTACGGCGTGCCGGTCGAAGAAATCGTCGAAGGCATCAAGCACGGCGTGCGCAAGGTCAATATCGACACCGACCTGCGTCTGGCTTCGACGGGTGCGATTCGCCGGATGATGGCCGAAGAGCCGAGCGAGTTCGATCCGCGCAAATTCTTCGCCAAGACCATCGTCGCCATGCGTGACATCTGCATCGCCCGCTACGAAGCCTTCGGCACCGCCGGCAACGCCTCGAAGATCAAGCCGATCTCCCTCGAAGGCATGTTCCAGCGTTACGCCAAGGGCGAGCTGAACGCCAAGGTCAACTGA